A genomic window from Streptomyces mirabilis includes:
- a CDS encoding rhodanese-like domain-containing protein, which produces MSAPRPVGIDTLLERVREGLDRVEAEEAYSAAQAGEALLVDIRYSALRERDGLIPGALVVERNELEWRLDPQGSHRAPEATSHDLRVVVVCNEGYASSLAAVSLHQLGLHRATDLVGGFQAWKAAGLPVTA; this is translated from the coding sequence GTGAGCGCACCCCGCCCGGTGGGCATCGACACGTTGCTGGAACGGGTCCGCGAGGGACTCGACCGGGTGGAGGCCGAGGAGGCGTACTCCGCCGCACAGGCCGGCGAAGCCCTCCTCGTCGACATCCGGTACTCCGCCCTGCGCGAGCGCGACGGACTGATCCCCGGCGCCCTCGTCGTCGAGCGCAACGAACTGGAGTGGCGGCTCGACCCCCAGGGCAGCCACCGCGCCCCGGAGGCCACGAGCCATGATCTGCGGGTCGTGGTGGTCTGCAACGAGGGGTACGCGTCCAGCCTCGCCGCCGTCTCCCTCCACCAGCTCGGACTGCACCGGGCGACCGACCTGGTGGGCGGCTTCCAGGCGTGGAAGGCGGCCGGTCTCCCGGTGACGGCCTAG
- a CDS encoding ABC transporter permease, which produces MMLRYALRTVQARKGGFLGAFFALMCAAALITACGTLLETGLRGTIATERYAATPVVVSADQNVHQTTVKHKKGKTKVKHKAKPIAERSWLPGDLATELRKAPGVREVIPELTFLAEPLAPGGAVDKDRPAYGHAWDSAALTPYTLTTGTAPEADGDLVIDRRLAERAHLEPGDRLTVQSTQSPRTYRVTGIAAPAQEVRYQTALFFSTAEARRLAAHPGQVTAFGVLPTKGTDAAVLKRSVSTALHGTKTPHGTTAQVSAGDGRGPVEFLDAAAARTKLVSMGGAMGGTSLLVAVLVVVGTFALSVQQRHRELALLRAIAATPGQIRALLGREALIVGAAAGTAGALAGLPLGSWLHGRFVAMGAVPATLQHTVSVFPPFAALAATLLGAWAAARISSRRIARIRPAEALAEAHAERTRPAWGRILAGLALLAGGVALVAVLSVLRTEPASTPVTFLAVVVLASSVALLGPLLVRAAVAVLGGPLALTGPSSRLARANLRGHAARMASVVTPLTLLIGMTCTVLFVQPTLGNAARAQAREGIRADWVVAAQGPGVPAEAARRLRTQHDTVTEVVRTTVRVGLDKYAAQGVTPGGLTRTWDPDVTAGSLTKLTEDTVAVSELAADQLHLKPGSPLKLTLGDGTPATPTVVAVYARGLGFGDLTFAHDLVARHVDNPLATSVLVSTARTQTQLAAALREFPGVHVLAPAAADSIQAARQQANAEVNYLAMGLVLAFTAIAVVNTLAMSVAERVREFALLRLAGATRRQVLGMLRTEALSVLLLATALGSGIALAVLTAFSVGMTGEAAPAVTPLVYVAVVALAGLLALVATALPGRVALRVRPVTVATAKE; this is translated from the coding sequence ATGATGCTGCGTTACGCCCTGCGGACCGTCCAAGCCCGCAAAGGTGGCTTCCTCGGTGCCTTCTTCGCCTTGATGTGCGCGGCCGCTCTCATCACCGCCTGCGGCACCCTCCTGGAGACGGGCCTGCGCGGCACGATCGCCACCGAGCGGTATGCCGCGACGCCCGTCGTGGTCTCCGCCGACCAGAACGTCCACCAGACCACCGTCAAACACAAGAAGGGCAAGACCAAGGTCAAACACAAGGCGAAGCCGATCGCCGAACGGTCCTGGCTCCCGGGCGACCTCGCCACCGAACTCCGGAAGGCGCCCGGCGTACGTGAGGTCATCCCCGAACTGACCTTCCTGGCCGAACCCTTGGCACCCGGCGGAGCCGTCGACAAGGACCGGCCCGCCTACGGGCACGCCTGGGACTCCGCCGCGCTGACCCCGTACACCCTCACCACCGGCACCGCCCCCGAGGCAGACGGCGATCTCGTCATCGACCGCCGTCTCGCCGAGCGCGCCCACCTCGAGCCCGGTGACCGGCTCACCGTCCAGTCGACGCAGAGCCCACGGACCTACCGGGTGACCGGAATCGCCGCCCCCGCCCAGGAGGTGCGGTACCAGACCGCCCTCTTCTTCTCCACCGCCGAGGCCCGCCGCCTCGCCGCCCACCCCGGACAGGTCACCGCCTTCGGGGTGCTTCCCACCAAGGGCACGGACGCGGCCGTGCTCAAGCGATCGGTCAGCACGGCGCTGCACGGAACCAAGACGCCGCACGGTACGACCGCGCAGGTCAGCGCCGGTGACGGCCGAGGGCCCGTGGAGTTCCTGGACGCGGCCGCCGCGCGCACGAAGCTGGTCAGCATGGGCGGTGCGATGGGCGGCACCTCACTGCTCGTGGCCGTCCTCGTGGTGGTCGGGACCTTCGCGCTCTCCGTGCAGCAGCGCCATCGCGAACTCGCCCTGCTGCGCGCCATCGCCGCAACGCCGGGCCAGATCCGGGCGCTCCTCGGCCGTGAGGCACTGATCGTGGGGGCCGCCGCGGGCACCGCCGGCGCGCTCGCGGGGCTGCCGCTGGGCAGTTGGCTGCACGGCCGGTTCGTGGCCATGGGCGCCGTGCCGGCCACGCTTCAGCACACCGTCAGCGTCTTCCCGCCGTTCGCCGCGCTCGCCGCGACGTTGCTCGGTGCGTGGGCCGCCGCCCGTATCTCCTCGCGCCGGATCGCCCGGATCCGCCCGGCCGAGGCGCTCGCCGAAGCCCACGCCGAGCGCACCCGCCCGGCGTGGGGCCGGATCCTCGCGGGTCTCGCCCTGCTCGCCGGCGGTGTCGCCCTCGTCGCCGTGCTCAGCGTCCTGCGCACGGAACCCGCCTCGACTCCCGTGACCTTCCTGGCCGTCGTGGTCCTCGCCTCCTCCGTCGCGCTGCTCGGTCCGCTGTTGGTCAGAGCGGCCGTAGCCGTACTCGGAGGTCCGCTCGCGCTGACCGGACCCAGCAGTCGGCTGGCGCGTGCCAACCTCCGTGGCCACGCCGCCCGGATGGCCTCCGTAGTCACCCCTCTGACCCTCCTCATCGGCATGACCTGCACCGTTCTCTTCGTCCAGCCGACCCTGGGCAACGCGGCCCGCGCCCAGGCCCGCGAGGGCATCCGCGCCGACTGGGTGGTGGCCGCCCAGGGCCCGGGTGTACCGGCCGAGGCCGCACGGCGGCTGCGTACGCAGCACGACACCGTCACCGAAGTGGTCCGCACGACCGTCCGTGTGGGACTCGACAAGTACGCGGCGCAGGGCGTCACACCCGGGGGCCTCACCCGCACCTGGGACCCGGACGTCACCGCCGGCTCCCTGACGAAGCTCACCGAGGACACCGTCGCCGTCAGCGAACTCGCCGCCGACCAGCTCCACCTGAAGCCCGGCAGTCCCCTGAAGCTCACGCTGGGCGACGGAACACCCGCCACGCCGACCGTGGTGGCCGTCTACGCCAGAGGCCTCGGTTTCGGCGACCTCACCTTCGCCCACGACCTGGTCGCCCGCCATGTGGACAACCCACTCGCGACCTCCGTCCTCGTCAGCACCGCCCGTACACAGACACAACTCGCGGCTGCCCTCCGTGAGTTCCCGGGGGTCCACGTCCTCGCCCCGGCCGCCGCCGACTCGATCCAGGCCGCACGGCAGCAGGCGAACGCCGAGGTCAACTACCTCGCCATGGGACTCGTCCTGGCCTTCACTGCCATCGCCGTCGTCAACACGCTGGCCATGTCGGTCGCGGAGCGTGTCCGCGAGTTCGCGCTGCTGCGCCTCGCCGGGGCGACCCGGCGCCAGGTGTTGGGGATGCTGCGCACGGAGGCGCTCTCGGTCCTGCTGCTCGCCACCGCGCTCGGCAGTGGAATCGCGCTCGCCGTCCTCACCGCGTTCAGCGTCGGCATGACGGGCGAGGCAGCTCCGGCGGTCACCCCCCTGGTGTACGTCGCCGTGGTCGCGCTCGCCGGGCTGCTGGCGCTCGTCGCCACCGCGCTGCCGGGCCGGGTGGCGTTGCGGGTGCGCCCGGTCACGGTGGCCACGGCCAAGGAGTAG
- a CDS encoding cysteine dioxygenase, with protein MSTPSTTPSASAPVQAPAQADLFDFVRRTAADAELIASLPLDPEGRTWVRLEGPGGSEAWLIGWPPGTGTGWHDHADSVGAFVAAAGELKEYSLAARLPTDGWKTLELSEDVDRERRMPAGQGRSFGRHHVHEVLNESTEEHAISVHAYYPPLPRIRRYSRTGQVLRLEHVERPEDWQ; from the coding sequence GTGTCCACCCCCTCCACCACGCCTTCCGCCTCCGCACCGGTCCAGGCCCCCGCCCAGGCCGACCTGTTCGACTTCGTGCGCCGCACCGCCGCCGACGCCGAACTGATCGCCTCCCTCCCCCTCGACCCCGAGGGCCGCACCTGGGTGCGCCTGGAGGGCCCCGGCGGCAGCGAGGCCTGGCTCATCGGCTGGCCCCCCGGCACCGGGACCGGCTGGCACGATCACGCCGACTCGGTCGGCGCCTTCGTCGCCGCCGCGGGCGAACTCAAGGAGTACTCGCTCGCCGCCCGCCTGCCCACCGACGGCTGGAAGACCCTCGAACTCTCCGAGGACGTCGACCGCGAACGTCGGATGCCGGCCGGCCAGGGCCGCTCCTTCGGCCGCCACCACGTGCACGAGGTGCTCAACGAGTCCACCGAGGAGCACGCGATCTCCGTCCACGCGTACTACCCGCCGCTGCCCCGGATCCGCCGCTACAGCCGCACGGGGCAGGTGCTGCGCCTGGAGCACGTCGAGCGTCCGGAGGACTGGCAGTGA
- a CDS encoding helix-turn-helix domain-containing protein codes for MAQEPGAERLVRRSEETSRGSTELSDLATLKALAQPRRQRMLQHLTVHGSATSATLARALGLNTGATSYHLRELARYGFVEEVDRPAEAGGHGRERWWRAVPGDRRFPPRSRQSAEMRLVMDELNHHVYAADLELFEQMQVQAQRQLRTRGADGEVGEADPWVDAFPCSRGSIRLTLPELRAFFEEYIALLNRYKRPEADTPPGARTVLTRFLAFPAPDAAPDAAPDAAPGNRPAPHDRPGSEPS; via the coding sequence ATGGCACAGGAACCCGGCGCGGAACGCTTGGTGAGGCGGAGCGAGGAGACTTCGCGCGGCTCCACCGAGCTCTCCGACCTCGCCACGCTCAAGGCCCTCGCGCAGCCCCGTCGGCAGCGCATGCTTCAGCACCTCACCGTGCACGGCTCCGCCACCTCGGCGACGCTGGCCCGGGCACTCGGGCTCAACACCGGAGCCACCAGCTATCACCTGCGTGAGCTCGCCCGGTACGGCTTCGTGGAGGAAGTCGACCGACCGGCCGAGGCGGGCGGCCACGGCAGGGAGCGCTGGTGGCGGGCCGTCCCCGGTGACCGCCGCTTCCCGCCGCGCAGTCGGCAGAGCGCCGAGATGCGGCTCGTCATGGACGAGCTGAACCACCACGTGTACGCCGCCGACCTCGAACTCTTCGAGCAGATGCAGGTGCAGGCGCAGAGGCAGTTACGGACGCGGGGGGCGGACGGGGAGGTGGGCGAAGCCGATCCCTGGGTCGACGCCTTCCCCTGCTCGCGCGGCAGCATCCGGCTGACGCTCCCCGAACTCCGCGCGTTCTTCGAGGAGTACATCGCGCTCCTCAACCGCTACAAGCGCCCCGAGGCCGACACCCCGCCCGGCGCCCGCACCGTGCTCACCCGGTTCCTCGCCTTCCCGGCCCCCGACGCCGCGCCCGACGCCGCGCCCGACGCCGCGCCCGGGAACCGTCCGGCACCCCACGACAGACCAGGGAGCGAACCCTCATGA
- a CDS encoding putative leader peptide produces the protein MTDTCVRLWRRVHMDLVRYAGCVCRPSC, from the coding sequence GTGACCGACACCTGTGTGCGCCTGTGGCGGAGGGTCCATATGGACCTCGTCCGCTACGCGGGCTGCGTGTGTCGCCCGTCCTGCTGA
- the recA gene encoding recombinase RecA, with protein MAGTDREKALDAALAQIERQFGKGAVMRLGERPNEPIEVIPTGSTALDVALGVGGLPRGRVVEVYGPESSGKTTLTLHAVANAQKAGGQVAFVDAEHALDPEYAKKLGVDIDNLILSQPDNGEQALEIVDMLVRSGALDLIVIDSVAALVPRAEIEGEMGDSHVGLQARLMSQALRKITSALNQSKTTAIFINQLREKIGVMFGSPETTTGGRALKFYASVRLDIRRIETLKDGTDAVGNRTRVKVVKNKVAPPFKQAEFDILYGHGISREGGLIDMGVEHGFVRKAGAWYTYEGDQLGQGKENARNFLKDNPDLANEIEKKILEKLGVGVRPTEPTAEPGADAAVSTASDEAAKTVPAPAAKATKSKAAAAKS; from the coding sequence ATGGCAGGTACGGACCGCGAGAAGGCGCTCGACGCCGCGCTCGCACAGATTGAACGGCAATTCGGCAAGGGCGCGGTGATGCGCCTGGGCGAGCGGCCGAACGAGCCCATCGAGGTCATCCCCACCGGGTCGACCGCGCTCGACGTGGCCCTCGGTGTCGGCGGCCTGCCGCGCGGCCGAGTGGTGGAGGTGTACGGCCCGGAGTCCTCCGGTAAGACGACGCTGACGCTGCACGCGGTGGCGAACGCGCAGAAGGCCGGCGGTCAGGTGGCCTTCGTGGACGCCGAGCACGCCCTCGACCCCGAGTACGCGAAGAAGCTCGGCGTCGACATCGACAACCTGATCCTGTCCCAGCCGGACAACGGCGAGCAGGCGCTGGAAATCGTGGACATGCTCGTCCGCTCCGGCGCGCTCGACCTGATCGTCATCGACTCCGTCGCCGCCCTGGTGCCGCGCGCGGAGATCGAGGGCGAGATGGGCGACTCGCACGTGGGTCTGCAGGCCCGTCTGATGAGCCAGGCCCTGCGGAAGATCACCAGCGCGCTCAACCAGTCGAAGACCACCGCGATCTTCATCAACCAGCTGCGCGAGAAGATCGGCGTGATGTTCGGCTCCCCGGAGACCACGACGGGTGGCCGGGCGCTGAAGTTCTACGCCTCGGTGCGACTCGACATCCGCCGCATCGAGACGCTGAAGGACGGCACCGACGCGGTCGGCAACCGCACCCGCGTCAAGGTCGTCAAGAACAAGGTCGCGCCGCCCTTCAAGCAGGCCGAGTTCGACATCCTCTACGGGCACGGCATCAGCCGCGAGGGCGGTCTGATCGACATGGGCGTGGAGCACGGCTTCGTCCGCAAGGCCGGCGCCTGGTACACGTACGAGGGCGACCAGCTCGGCCAGGGCAAGGAGAACGCGCGCAACTTCCTGAAGGACAACCCCGACCTCGCCAACGAGATCGAGAAGAAGATCCTGGAGAAGCTGGGCGTCGGTGTGAGGCCGACGGAGCCCACCGCCGAGCCGGGCGCGGACGCGGCGGTCTCGACCGCCTCGGACGAGGCCGCGAAGACGGTGCCCGCTCCGGCGGCCAAGGCCACCAAGTCCAAGGCCGCGGCGGCCAAGAGCTAG
- a CDS encoding DUF3046 domain-containing protein has translation MRLTVFWQRMADHFGEAYADTFARDHVMTELGGRTVNEALNAGWEAKDVWRVVCATMNVPYENR, from the coding sequence ATGCGGTTGACGGTCTTCTGGCAGCGGATGGCGGATCACTTCGGTGAGGCGTACGCCGACACCTTCGCGCGCGATCATGTGATGACGGAGCTCGGCGGACGGACCGTGAACGAGGCGCTGAACGCCGGCTGGGAGGCCAAGGACGTGTGGCGCGTGGTGTGCGCGACCATGAACGTTCCGTACGAGAACCGCTGA
- a CDS encoding AI-2E family transporter codes for MAPTDETAQVDQQTSPFGTTPPPSPPGGDASGQGARMPRWLPRAMVLALTLVALFQLGSWAFHQLIGLLINILIAFFLALAIEPAVSWMASYGMRRGLATFLVFFGLLIATAGFVTLLGSMLAGQIIKMIEGFPEYLDSVINWINSSFHTHVRRVDVQDSLVHSDWLRKYVQNSATGVLDVSAQVLGGLFKLLTITLFSFYFAADGPRLRRALCSVLPPARQAEVLRAWEIAVDKTGGYLYSRGLMALISGVAHYILLQALGVPYAPVLAVWVGLVSQFIPTIGTYLAGALPMLIAFTIDPWYALWVLIFVVVYQQFENYVLQPKLTAKTVDIHPAVAFGSVIAGTALLGAVGALIAIPAVATLQAFLGAYVKRYDVTDDPRVHGHRTRRSPSFRTRLRELLAR; via the coding sequence GTGGCCCCGACAGACGAGACCGCGCAGGTCGACCAGCAGACATCCCCCTTCGGCACGACGCCGCCCCCTTCGCCCCCGGGCGGGGACGCCTCCGGGCAGGGCGCGCGCATGCCGCGCTGGCTGCCGCGCGCGATGGTGCTCGCACTCACCCTCGTCGCCCTGTTCCAACTGGGCAGTTGGGCGTTCCACCAGCTCATCGGGCTGTTGATCAACATTCTGATCGCGTTCTTCCTGGCGCTCGCCATCGAGCCCGCGGTGAGCTGGATGGCCTCGTACGGTATGCGCCGGGGGCTGGCCACCTTCCTCGTCTTCTTCGGTCTGCTGATCGCGACGGCCGGATTCGTCACGCTGCTCGGCTCGATGCTCGCGGGTCAGATCATCAAGATGATCGAGGGCTTCCCCGAGTACCTGGACTCGGTGATCAACTGGATCAACTCGAGCTTCCACACCCACGTGAGACGGGTGGACGTCCAGGACAGCCTGGTGCACTCCGACTGGCTGCGGAAGTACGTGCAGAACAGCGCGACCGGCGTCCTGGACGTGTCCGCGCAGGTGCTCGGCGGTCTCTTCAAGCTGCTGACGATCACGCTGTTCTCGTTCTACTTCGCGGCCGACGGGCCCCGGCTGCGGCGCGCGTTGTGCTCGGTGCTGCCGCCCGCGCGACAGGCCGAGGTGCTGCGCGCGTGGGAGATAGCCGTCGACAAGACCGGCGGCTATCTGTACTCGCGCGGTCTGATGGCGCTGATCTCCGGCGTCGCGCACTACATCCTGCTGCAGGCCCTGGGCGTGCCCTACGCGCCCGTGCTCGCCGTCTGGGTGGGTCTGGTCTCGCAGTTCATCCCCACCATCGGTACGTATCTCGCAGGCGCCCTGCCGATGCTGATCGCCTTCACCATCGACCCCTGGTACGCGCTGTGGGTGCTGATCTTCGTCGTGGTCTACCAGCAGTTCGAGAACTACGTACTGCAGCCCAAGCTGACCGCCAAGACCGTGGACATCCACCCGGCGGTCGCCTTCGGCTCGGTCATCGCGGGCACGGCCCTCCTCGGGGCCGTCGGCGCCCTGATCGCCATCCCCGCGGTCGCCACTCTCCAGGCCTTCCTGGGGGCCTATGTGAAGCGGTACGACGTCACGGACGACCCCCGGGTGCACGGCCACCGGACCAGGAGGTCGCCCTCCTTCCGCACCCGTCTGCGGGAACTGCTCGCCCGATGA